AGGCAGCAAATGAACTTACCTACAAAGACAAAATACGACCTACATTTTACCGCCATGTGGTTTAGTCACAACCTTAGTTCTCAGGCTAAAATGTCATGAATTAACTAATAGACTACATGTTTCCACCGGGGCACATACAATCTGAACACTAACTTAGGTAACTCTGTCAGTTCCATCAAAACTACATACTTTTTTCCTCTTAAGCATATTCTGTGTAAATTTACAGTTCAACTTTGCTGAAAAATTAATCTTCTATATTTGCTTGCaagttaatttatttactttacaaatatatataaagctttagCATTTTTATTCCACTTAGTATACATAATTctacccataatcatataagCTCAAATCATTGACATTTAAAGTCCCTAATAACGTCAAATACAGATTTATGAATTTCCCGTACTATAGGAGAAAGGTAGAAGGACTGTCATTCAAGTTTCACATGTGGTAAAGGAAAAGGCAAAGGCAATGAAAATATTCTTTACTCAAAGGTATATAATCTCTAATCTTACATTAATTTTTCGCACACTGTCATATTATATATTTCAGCTATTTACTTTGCTTATAATTTAAGACTATAGTACACATGTTGATCGTAAACACTACCTTTGTCTAAGTCATGCTTTCCTCAGTCTGACGAAATGAATTAATTGCTTACACCTGTATGTTTAACGCTACTTCtgtaaatacaaaataaattaagcCCACTTCTATTTTGCCTTTTCATTTTCCACGTGATTTAAACATTACAACAACTGCTGCCTCTCTTCGGTTGACACCTATTTCATACCTCCATTGCAGCTACCAGCTGATATTTGTTTCTGCCTCTACATCTGTAAATATGGAAACCTTCTTTCGAGCTACACTAAAGAGACAGTAAACTTTCGGAATTATCCAAACATCGAACAACTTTACCCAATGTATTAACCACATATATGCTTCGCCCTCACACACCACTGCTATTTACGCCGTTAGCACATATGTGCCTTTTAATATATGCTCTACTCTTGCTAAGCTGCCATTTCACCTTTTTGTTAATTACAATGGTCTCAAAAATGCAATCTTCATTTCAATCTTCGCTTTTGCATAGTTTTAACTAATACACTACATACTTGGTACACCTTATGTAGGATTTTCCAACTCACACTTCTTCAGCTGCTGAAATAGAGGACAAACTTCTGATTGACAAACGTAAGTTTCTGCATTTTCCTTCTCTATACTTTTTTCACCTCTGTTACTCTTCTGCTCTATTCTTCACTGTACATTGTACTATGTTATTCAGTGTTGCATGACCCTAATTGAACACGAAGATATTACCTTCAATAAAAGAACTTCGCTAAATAGTTGCCCTCAGCTGTCTACCACTAAACAGGAAATGAATGCAATCCTGCCTGAACAAACAACTACTAGCAAAAAGGATGCCAACAATCTGAGAAACCCAATTTGTTATCATAAAACACCAACTGAAAAAAAAGTAGCTCTTGTGGCACTACACCACCTACAATACTCTGCTAAAAAACATGCTCTTCCCCAAAATCTTGCTGCTCTCCATTCACCTGTTACGTCAACATCTCAATGGCAGAAGTTGTTCCACTTAGTATACTCAATTCTCCCAATAATCATACAGGGTCAAATCATTCACATTTAAAGTCCCTAATAATGTGAAATAAACATTAATGAATATGCCTTACTATAGGACAAAGCTACAAAGGAGTATCAGTGAAGTTTCGCATGTAGTAAAGGAAAAGGTAAAAGCAGTAGTTATCTCTGTGTGTTTCCCAACTTATTAGGCATTCAAATGTATTTTACTTTTAGGGAAATGCATTATCTGCCTTTAGTCTAACAGTTCCTACATTCAATTTTACAGTAGAAAGAAAATGGTAATCCTATACTATTTTTGCTACCATACTAATCAGATGACACATTATTTCACACATTATTTCATCTGTCTATCTGtgtacacacacacacacacacacacacacacacatatatatatatatatatatatatatatatatgtatgtgtgtgtatatgtatatgtatgtatatgtatgtgtatatgcacacatacatacatatacatatacacatacatacatatatatatatatatatatatatatatacacaaacagagagagagagggagagagagacaGACAGACAGACAATATGTAAATACACATAGATagataaataactttttttcccCTTATTTAGAAAGAACAATTAAACTACAACTGTCTACTTCAAAATTGATGCAGTTTTGATTCCCAATgaaataatgacaaaaaaaataaaatattttacattagGTAGTCAAAGGTAATgattttgtctctttttttaCAACCAAATGTATTGATTTTCTGTCTTTTTTGGCACAATTTCATTGGCAACCAAGACCCCATCACTTTGTAAGAAGACACATGCAAGTTTTTTTGtcctttataattttttttttctttaaaatattaaaataacaaattagaTATTAGATAAGGGTAATAGATATTAGATAAGGATAAggtaatacatatatatatatatatatatataatattacccttatatatatattattactcaTACAACACAAATTTAATAGCCTTTCATTGAAGATAAAATTTTGCTCCCTTTCTCAGGTATTATTTCTGCCCTTTTCATCTTTTCTGTCTTcctattttcaaattttgttccAGATTCTGCTTCTCaccaaaacagaaaaaaaagaaatttcacAATTACAGTTATTAGCTGGACGTCAATTACTATGCTATTACATTTCTACTGATATTGCAAATGTAAAAGCCCAAGTAATAGCCTCCCTTATCAGTTTGATCTTTGATGGCTCATATTTAATGCTTTCAATACTATTAAATCGTTCATAGATAGATATACCATGGGCCCAAGAGTATCCTTTTAGCTTCATGCCCAATATGATCAAAATACCTGCACCATAGCTGTTTTCTGTTGTCTTTTTTGGGTTTATTTAAATAGTAACATCAAAATTGAGTTTCTATGCAAAAAATAGGAAACATTTTTGGTAAAACTAAATACTGCCTTGGGATATAAATGTGCAAAATTAGGTCTCTTCTACAAACTACATCTGCCATCATACTAAGTCATACATAAGCCATCACATACTGCCTTCAGTAAAGTTTTTCATACTGCTTTTCCCAAATGCATAGTCGTTCAACTCAAGTTTCAGagataattgttgttgttttcatTTTCTGCAACATTTTCTTTCCCTGTAACAGATCCTCTGTGAAAAAACACTTGTCCAATTGTACTTTTCACATTAATAATGCCTGCTAAATGATTTTATGTGTTCATTGCGATCCACTAAAGGGCCCTAACAGATTTACACATCACTCTACTTCTGCTATAACAAGACTCttgttttccttttcattttttcttcattttggtTTTTTTTGCAACATACAAACTTCATTATGTTTTCACCCAAAGAAGTAATAACACACAAATAGTTAGCAGCTGAAGATGGCAGCAAGAGTAAATACTGTGATACATGCTATGTCATCCTTTATGCGCTTGTACTTTACCTTGACTTTTTGTCCTAAGTTGGTTTTACACAAGTTTGTTAGGGCTTGATTACTACATCAAAACCTCCTTTACGCAGCTACAAGGTGTCTTTTATTCCACAGTGCTCCCTacttttcattcattttttccttCTGTCTGAAGACATGAAACAATCTTGCATATCCCTATCTTAATCACGCCTGTTCATAAAAACACACCAAAGCAGCTACTTTGACTTAATATTCCTGTTATCCTGCAGATACTACTATTTGGTTAACTATATTTCCTCCAAACATGGTACCAAGAGTGAACATCGACCAAATAGAACCAGCAACACGAGATTGGATTTGCAAAGTTCAAATTGTCGAAATAGGCCGGCCACGAGAAAGCCTAGACAAGAAATGTACAttccaaaatttaattttggaaGATGAAGAGGTTAGCTCATTATTACATTTTGGATTATCACTATTGCTCTTTGGCTCTCAACTTAGTTAATCTGAACTTTATATCACCGCTACTTTCAGGAATGCCAAATTAAAGCCGTTATGTACAGTGACGAAATCAAGCAATATGCAGCTACACTTAAACTCCTCAATACCTACCTAATCTCTACTTCAAAAGTTAAACTGTCAGCAACTTCATACGGCAAACctatacataaattttactgGATACTTGACAAAGAAACAGTAATTGAACAAATCAAATCATCTAATGAAGTTGAAAAAGCACTCCCACCGCCAACCAAGCTGAATATCACCAGCTTTGACCGCATTCCTCATCTGATGGTTGATTCTGCTGTAGAAATAGGTACATCCTTCGTACTTGCTATTATCAGACTGAAATATACCTCTTTACTGCTGCAGAACAGTTGCAACGTTTCATTATGTATTATATACGCAGATATACTAGCATTCGTTCTTCATTGTGGTCCTCAAAAGAATGCCGGTCGCAGTCATCATAGGTGTCGCGAAATTACCCTTTGTGACAATCAGTAAGTATCACATTTCGCATTCTACTTTCCCAGTTTCTGCAAATATTTTGACAACATAACCAGCTTCTGCATTTTTCTACTGACATCATCAATTATCATCTAAGCATTATCATAGTTCTTACTTTTCTGTACTTATGTTCCGACACTCTCAGGCGAAATCAGTTTCTCTTCACTCTGTGGGAGGATTTTGGAGAAATAGAAGGACTTGAAATCTCCTCAAAAATGACAACAGAGGCAGATCTGCTTGTAATCCTAGGAAGAAGTATAGGAATCTCTACTTATCAAGGTACATATGCAGTCACCTTCTTACCAACATTATTTTGTTCAATAACAAAACAATATACAACCTCTATGTTATACAGGGTTATCACTGCAGACTAGGTACAATTCCACAGTACGTGTGAATCCAAATTACCCACAGGCAGTGGCACTCATCAACTGGTACTCACATTACATATTTATTCTATAGCTTTACTTTGCATCTAAAGAACCTGCTAAACATATTATTTGTTCTAACAATAgggcaaaagaaaacaaaacactCTTGTTACGTTCTCCATCAGAGAATACCTCAACAAGCTCATCTATCACTCCCATGATAGTCACTCCCGCTGGGCAACAAGTTATCTCTATTGCAGAAATCTCATCAGCACCTTCTGTAAGCCATACTTGAAGCTGCTTATTTCACTGTATCCTCATTCATTTTGTCATTCTGTAGCTTCGCCTAAATAATCAAAACTTCCCGCAGATGGGAGTATTCTATGTTGAAGCAGAGATGGCCATATTAGATGAGTTCCAAGACTTTTGTGTGCTTGAATGCTCAGGATGCAAGCAGAAGAAGCGGACAAAGGATCGAAAGGAATTTGAATGTCCAAAATGCAATCGGAAAACATCATTAGTGCCTCGgtaatatactttttttttacttctacaTTACACTTTCTATAAAATATAGCGTATATTATACCCATATTTGAAACTTCCCTTCATTTCAGCTGTAGCTTCCAAATTGATCTTATTGACAATACTGCTACAACCACAGCATCTATCTCTGCTGAATTAGGAGAAAAATTACTGTCCATGACAGCAGAAGACATATTTGACAGAACTTGCACTAACGTAATCTCTCATTCCCACTAGCTACTTGTACAGACTTATTGTCATAATACCATATATCTTCAGCACAAATAGTTTACCCCGTATGCTTTGTTCTAAACTGATTATTCTAACTTGTTTCATTTACAGCGACAATCATTGTCTCTTAATCATCTCCATGAGATGTTGTCAAACAAAGTCTTCGAAATTCAGCTAAGGAAGTCATCTTGGGGCAGCTCAAATACCACGAATGCCACTTTGTCCATTCTTTCCTACATGGAAAAACAACATACTCCACAGAGCACTACTGATAGGACTTGTAAAAAGATAAAGCCTTTGGAAATAAGTGAGGTAGAAGTGATGGCAACAACTGCTGCAGCTGGTCCTTCAAATGCACCGGCAAAATTTGAACCACCCACACCTGCCAAAAAGGTGTAAAAGGTCAGTCTACAACTCCTTTTCTGACCAAACTATAGCTCAAAATGATTATTAATTGCACATATTTACATTTATTTCAGAAAATGCTGCTACAGCTCTCTACTTTTACCTGTAATTTACTGATTTTTATACACATATCCGCATACTTCCTCTAAAACATTGTAAGCGTCATACTTATGTTATCCTCCTGCTTTTACACTTGCCCTTACTTGCTTCCAAATTTTTCAAGTTCGTTTTGTTTATGTCTGACATAACATTGTACAATCTCACATAAAGTCAAGGTTAAAACCCCTCTATCCATGCTCATATCCATACATTAATTATTATAACATAAGATTCCTGTCATGTTGACTGTTGTCTATGCTTATTTTAGTTACAACAGTTGACCAATTTCCTTACTTCCCAGTTAGCAGCAGCTCTTTCGTCCACTGCCACAAATTTTTTACTCCTTCCTACTTCTACTCCTTGCAACACCTCAACTCACATCCAATGAAACTGCCTTTCAACTATAAAAACCATAATTACGCtttgaacattttatttttaccaaTGTTGTTCACATTCATATAAATCACAGTCAAAGAAATCCTTAAGTCCGCTGTGTCTTTCTCCTAGCATAAACCTGTACCATCCTTTAGCTCTTTCATTAATGTTTCCCATTTCCTGGTGCAATATCAGCCTATTTACATGCTTCTCTGCATAACTTGCACTGCATACATTGTTCTCTATTTGTTAAATTCTACTTTCTTATTATGTCTTACACTATAATACACAGTTATCAAAAGGAACAATAGGAACAACGTTTCCGTCTACTAGCTAACCTCATTCAGCGTACACTATTAGGCCAATCAGACACAAATTCAACAGCAAATCTATCACTTTTATGCTGATTTCGTCATTTACTTTCTCTTTGGTCCCTATATTAAAATTTCTTTGCTTTTTGCTGCAATATTTGCAGTTTCTAACATACTTTAAACTGCCTAATTACAGGAACTCCATCACACCATTTTGCCACTTTTGGTTATGCTAGGGACAATATAAGGAATGACTGTCCCAGTGCTCTGGTTTTTTGCATCAGCAAGATTACCTATGGACAAGCAAACTGTTGTGTCCTCTAAATATGATAGACAATGACATGCTAATCTTATATACAAAAACTGCAACATGTACTATACTATTTTGGTTATATTACATTAGTTAGTATGTACAAATCGTTAAACTCGACATCATAGTTGTGTCTATTGTACATAATCTAAATATTTCTAATAGTACATAATATAATAGATCATATTATCTATCCTCTACAAACACCCTAACCCTTCATTCATtaatattacaatatttttactgCCATAATATTTTTACTATTGCACGGGCCTCCCCACCCTagtactatataagtggtggttcccttggactaccaacttactatatatcatcatcatacttcatactatatatatcatcatactatataagtggtggtacccttggactaccaacttactatatatcatcatcatacttcatagaagtggtggttcctcaactactaccaaaccaatcaaaaattgccacgtggggctaattaatatttctttcttttatataatattttctatttctactttctatttctttctattaatatttctttcctttatataatattttctatttctactttctatttctttctattatattctattttctattctacttctatctatttttttatttttattttacttactatatatcatcatcatacttcatactatataagtggtggttcccttggattaccaacttactatatatcatcatcatacttcatactatatatatcatcatactatataagtggtggttcccttggactaccaacttactatatatcatcatcatacttcatactatatatatcatcatactatataagtggtggttcccttggactaccaacttactatatatcatcatcatacttcatactatatatatcatcatactatataagtggtggttcccttggactaccaaNNNNNNNNNNNNNNNNNNNNNNNNNNNNNNNNNNNNNNNNNNNNNNNNNNNNNNNNNNNNNNNNNNNNNNNNNNNNNNNNNNNNNNNNNNNNNNNNNNNNNNNNNNNNNNNNNNNNNNNNNNNNNNNNNNNNNNNNNNNNNNNNNNNNNNNNNNNNNNNNNNNNNNNNNNNNNNNNNNNNNNNNNNNNNNNNNNNNNNNNNNNNNNNNNNNNNNNNNNNNNNNNNNNNNNNNNNNNNNNNNNNNNNNNNNNNNNNNNNNNNNNNNNNNNNNNNNNNNNNNNNNNNNNNNNNNNNNNNNNNNNNNNNNNNNNNNNNNNNNNNNNNNNNNNNNNNNNNNNNNNNNNNNNNNNNNNNNNNNNNNNNNNNNNNNNNNNNNNNNNNNNNNNNNNNNNNNNNNNNNNNNNNNNNNNNNNNNNNNNNNNNNNNNNNNNNNNNNNNNNNNNNNNNNNNNNNNNNNNNNNNNNNNNNNNNNNNNNNNNNNNNNNNNNNNNNNNNNNNNNNNNNNNNNNNNNNNNNNNNNNNNNNNNNNNNNNNNNNNNNNNNNNNNNNNNNNNNNNNNNNNNNNNNNNNNNNNNNNNNNNNNNNNNNNNNNNNNNNNNNNNNNNNNNNNNNNNNNNNNNNNNNNNNNNNNNNNNNNNNNNNNNNNNNNNNNNNNNNNNNNNNNNNNNNNNNNNNNNNNNNNNNNNNNNNNNNNNNNNNNNNNNNNNNNNNNNNNNNNNNNNNNNNNNNNNNNNNNNNNNNNNNNNNNNNNNNNNNNNNNNNNNNNNNNNNNNNNNNNNNNNNNNNNNNNNNNNNNNNNNNNNNNNNNNNNNNNNNNNNNNNNNNNNNNNNNNNNNNNNNNNNNNNNNNNNNNNNNNNNNNNNNNNNNNNNNNNNNNNNNNNNNNNNNNNNNNNNNNNNNNNNNNNNNNNNNNNNNNNNNNNNNNNNNNNNNNNNNNNNNNNNNNNNNNNNNNNNNNNNNNNNNNNNNNNNNNNNNNNNNNNNNNNNNNNNNNNNNNNNNNNNNNNNNNNNNNNNNNNNNNNNNNNNNNNNNNNNNNNNNNNNNNNNNNNNNNNNNNNNNNNNNNNNNNNNNNNNNNNNNNNNNNNNNNNNNNNNNNNNNNNNNNNNNNNNNNNNNNNNNNNNNNNNNNNNNNNNNNNNNNNNNNNNNNNNNNNNNNNNNNNNNNNNNNNNNNNNNNNNNNNNNNNNNNNNNNNNNNNNNNNNNNNNNNNNNNNNNNNNNNNNNNNNNNNNNNNNNNNNNNNNNNNNNNNNNNNNNNNNNNNNNNNNNNNNNNNNNNNNNNNNNNNNNNNNNNNNNNNNNNNNNNNNNNNNNNNNNNNNNNNNNNNNNNNNNNNNNNNNNNNNNNNNNNNNNNNNNNNNNNNNNNNNNNNNNNNNNNNNNNNNNNNNNNNNNNNNNNNNNNNNNNNNNNNNNNNNNNNNNNNNNNNNNNNNNNNNNNNNNNNNNNNNNNNNNNNNNNNNNNNNNNNNNNNNNNNNNNNNNNNNNNNNNNNNNNNNNNNNNNNNNNNNNNNNNNNNNNNNNNNNNNNNNNNNNNNNNNNNNNNNNNNNNNNNNNNNNNNNNNNNNNNNNNNNNNNNNNNNNNNNNNNNNNNNNNNNNNNNNNNNNNNNNNNNNNNNNNNNNNNNNNNNNNNNNNNNNNNNNNNNNNNNNNNNNNNNNNNNNNNNNNNNNNNNNNNNNNNNNNNNNNNNNNNNNNNNNNNNNNNNNNNNNNNNNNNNNNNNNNNNNNNNNNNNNNNNNNNNNNNNNNNNNNNNNNNNNNNNNNNNNNNNNNNNNNNNNNNNNNNNNNNNNNNNNNNNNNNNNNNNNNNNNNNNNNNNNNNNNNNNNNNNNNNNNNNNNNNNNNNNNNNNNNNNNNNNNNNNNNNNNNNNNNNNNNNNNNNNNNNNNNNNNNNNNNNNNNNNNNNNNNNNNNNNNNNNNNNNNNNNNNNNNNNNNNNNNNNNNNNNNNNNNNNNNNNNNNNNNNNNNNNNNNNNNNNNNNNNNNNNNNNNNNNNNNNNNNNNNNNNNNNNNNNNNNNNNNNNNNNNNNNNNNNNNNNNNNNNNNNNNNNNNNNNNNNNNNNNNNNNNNNNNNNNNNNNNNNNNNNNNNNNNNNNNNNNNNNNNNNNNNNNNNNNNNNNNNNNNNNNNNNNNNNNNNNNNNNNNNNNNNNNNNNNNNNNNNNNNNNNNNNNNNNNNNNNNNNNNNNNNNNNNNNNNNNNNNNNNNNNNNNNNNNNNNNNNNNNNNNNNNNNNNNNNNNNNNNNNNNNNNNNNNNNNNNNNNNNNNNNNNNNNNNNNNNNNNNNNNNNNNNNNNNNNNNNNNNNNNNNNNNNNNNNNNNNNNNNNNNNNNNNNNNNNNNNNNNNNNNNNNNNNNNNNNNNNNNNNNNNNNNNNNNNNNNNNNNNNNNNNNNNNNNNNNNNNNNNNNNNNNNNNNNNNNNNNNNNNNNNNNNNNNNNNNNNNNNNNNNNNNNNNNNNNNNNNNNNNNNNNNNNNNNNNNNNNNNNNNNNNNNNNNNNNNNNNNNNNNNNNNNNNNNNNNNNNNNNNNNNNNNNNNNNNNNNNNNNNNNNNNNNNNNNNNNNNNNNNNNNNNNNNNNNNNNNNNNNNNNNNNNNNNNNNNNNNNNNNNNNNNNNNNNNNNNNNNNNNNNNNNNNNNNNNNNNNNNNNNNNNNNNNNNNNNNNNNNNNNNNNNNNNNNNNNNNNNNNNNNNNNNNNNNNNNNNNNNNNNNNNNNNNNNNNNNNNNNNNNNNNNNNNNNNNNNNNNNNNNNNNNNNNNNNNNNNNNNNNNNNNNNNNNNNNNNNNNNNNNNNNNNNNNNNNNNNNNNNNNNNNNNNNNNNNNNNNNNNNNNNNNNNNNNNNNNNNNNNNNNNNNNNNNNNNNNNNNNNNNNNNNNNNNNNNNNNNNNNNNNNNNNNNNNNNNNNNNNNNNNNNNNNNNNNNNNNNNNNNNNNNNNNNNNNNNNNNNNNNNNNNNNNNNNNNNNNNNNNNNNNNNNNNNNNNNNNNNNNNNNNNNNNNNNNNNNNNNNNNNNNNNNNNNNNNNNNNNNNNNNNNNNNNNNNNNNNNNNNNNNNNNNNNNNNNNNNNNNNNNNNNNNNNNNNNNNNNNNNNNNNNNNNNNNNNNNNNNNNNNNNNNNNNNNNNNNNNNNNNNNNNNNNNNNNNNNNNNNNNNNNNNNNNNNNNNNNNNNNNNNNNNNNNNNNNNNNNNNNNNNNNNNNNNNNNNNNNNNNNNNNNNNNNNNNNNNNNNNNNNNNNNNNNNNNNNNNNNNNNNNNNNNNNNNNNNNNNNNNNNNNNNNNNNNNNNNNNNNNNNNNNNNNNNNNNN
This genomic stretch from Solanum stenotomum isolate F172 chromosome 10, ASM1918654v1, whole genome shotgun sequence harbors:
- the LOC125842471 gene encoding replication protein A 70 kDa DNA-binding subunit B-like is translated as MVPRVNIDQIEPATRDWICKVQIVEIGRPRESLDKKCTFQNLILEDEEECQIKAVMYSDEIKQYAATLKLLNTYLISTSKVKLSATSYGKPIHKFYWILDKETVIEQIKSSNEVEKALPPPTKLNITSFDRIPHLMVDSAVEIDILAFVLHCGPQKNAGRSHHRCREITLCDNQRNQFLFTLWEDFGEIEGLEISSKMTTEADLLVILGRSIGISTYQGLSLQTRYNSTVRVNPNYPQAVALINWAKENKTLLLRSPSENTSTSSSITPMIVTPAGQQVISIAEISSAPSMGVFYVEAEMAILDEFQDFCVLECSGCKQKKRTKDRKEFECPKCNRKTSLVPRCSFQIDLIDNTATTTASISAELGEKLLSMTAEDIFDRTCTNRQSLSLNHLHEMLSNKVFEIQLRKSSWGSSNTTNATLSILSYMEKQHTPQSTTDRTCKKIKPLEISEVEVMATTAAAGPSNAPAKFEPPTPAKKV